Part of the candidate division KSB1 bacterium genome, CTCATCTGCGGTCAAGCACGCGCGCGGGATTTCGATCATCGTCCCCACCAGGTAATGGAACTTGACCTGGTACTTGTTCATGACCTCTTCGGCGACTTTGCGGACAATCTTCTCCTGGTGCTGAAACTCCTTAACCGTGCCCACCAGCGGTACCATGACCTCCGGATAGACGGTCACACCTTCTTTGGTAAGCTCAGCCGCCGCCTCGAAAATGGCGCGCGCCTGCATCTCGGTGATCTCCGGGTAGGCGATGCCCAGCCGGCAGCCCCGATGACCGAGCATGGGGTTCATCTCATGCAAGGAAGCGATGCGCGCTTCGATCTTCTTGGCAGGCATTTGCAGCTGGTCCGCCAGTTCCTTGATCTGCTTCTTGGTCAAGTTGATGAACTCGTGCAGCGGTGGATCCAGCAGGCGGATAGTCACCGGCAATCCTTGCATGGCCCTCAGGATCCCCACAAAGTCCTTCCTTTGGTAGGGCAGCAGCTTTGCCAGGGCCTTGCGGCGCTCCTTCTCGGTCTCGGCAAGAATCATCTGCCGCATGGCTAAGATGCGCTTGGGGTCAAAGAACATGTGCTCGGTGCGGCAGAGGCCAATCCCTTCTGCCCCGAATGCGCGGGCCTGGGCAGCGTCAGTCGGCCGATCGGCGTTCGTGCGCACGCCGAGGCTGCGGATCTCATCAGCCCACTTCATGAGCTGCAGATAGGCCTGATTGTGTTCCAGGTCCGGCTTGACCAGGGGCAGCTGCCCTGCGTACACCCGCCCGGCAGTGCCGTTAAGGGTCAACCAGTCGCCTTGTTTGAACACCTTGCCGTTGACGGACAGCTTCTTGCCGACAGGATCGATTTCCAGCGCCCCGCAGCCGACGATACAGCACTTGCCCCAACCCCGGGCGACCAAGGCGGCGTGGCTGGTCATGCCGCCCTTTGCGGTCAAAATGCCCGCCGCCCCGTGCATGCCGTGTACATCCTCAGGGGTGGTCTCTTGTCGGACAAGGATGACTTTCTGCTTGTCCTTGGCGAGCCGTTCGGCATCGTCGGCAGTGAAGACGATCTGACCGGTGGCGCCACCCGGGCCTGCAGGCAGACCCGTGGCCAACACCTGCGCATGCCGCTCCTTGATGGGGTCCACCATCGGGTGCAAGAGCTCATCGAGCTGCAAGGGCTTGACACGCATGATGGCCTCCTTCTTGTCGATGAGGCCCTCGTTGCACATGTCCACCGCCATGCGCACCGCCGCCTGGCCGTTTCTCTTGCCCACGCGCGTCTGCAGCATCCACAGCCGCCCTTCCTGGATGGTGAACTCAATGTCCTGCATGTCGCGGTAGTGCTTCTCGAGGGTGTTGCGGATACCCACCAACTGCTCATAGAGCTCCGGCATCATCTCCTCGAGGCTGGGGAGGTGTTTGTTCTCCTGGGTCTTGTTCGCCTTGTTGAGCGGGTAGGGGGTGCGGATGCCGGCCACCACGTCTTCGCCCTGGGCATTGACCAACCACTCGCCGTAGAACTCATTTTCGCCCGTGGCCGGGTTCCTGGTGAAGGCCACGCCGGTTGCCGAGCGCTCGCCCATGTTGCCAAAGACCATGCTCTGCACATTCACCGCCGTGCCCCAATCGTCCGGAATGCCCTCGATGCGGCGGTAGGAGACTGCCCGCTTGCCAGTCCAGGACTGGAACACCGCGCCAATTCCTCCCCAGAGCTGCTCCATGGGGTCATCCGGGAAGGGACGGCCCAGCACCTGCTGGACTTTCTTCTTGAAAATCTCCACCAGCTGCTTGAGGTCCTTCGCAGTCAGTTCGGTGTCCAGCTTCACGCCGCGCTTGTTCTTGAGCTTGCGCATCTCATCCTCAAGCCGCTGGCGCACCGCCTTGCCTTCCTTTCGCTCGATGCCCGCTGCCTTTTCCATCACTACGTCGGCATACATCATGATCAGCCGCCGGTACGCATCGTAGGCAAAGCGCTCGTTCTGCGTCTTGGCGATCAGCCCCCTAATGGTGGTGGAGGTCAAGCCGATGTTGAGCACAGTTTCCATCA contains:
- the ppdK gene encoding pyruvate, phosphate dikinase, translated to MAQKKYVYFFAQGQAEGDANRKELLGGKGANLAEMCRLNLPVPPGFTITTEVCTYYYANGKKYPAGLKEQVETALRRMEQLMGSRFGDPENPLLVSVRSGARSSMPGMMETVLNIGLTSTTIRGLIAKTQNERFAYDAYRRLIMMYADVVMEKAAGIERKEGKAVRQRLEDEMRKLKNKRGVKLDTELTAKDLKQLVEIFKKKVQQVLGRPFPDDPMEQLWGGIGAVFQSWTGKRAVSYRRIEGIPDDWGTAVNVQSMVFGNMGERSATGVAFTRNPATGENEFYGEWLVNAQGEDVVAGIRTPYPLNKANKTQENKHLPSLEEMMPELYEQLVGIRNTLEKHYRDMQDIEFTIQEGRLWMLQTRVGKRNGQAAVRMAVDMCNEGLIDKKEAIMRVKPLQLDELLHPMVDPIKERHAQVLATGLPAGPGGATGQIVFTADDAERLAKDKQKVILVRQETTPEDVHGMHGAAGILTAKGGMTSHAALVARGWGKCCIVGCGALEIDPVGKKLSVNGKVFKQGDWLTLNGTAGRVYAGQLPLVKPDLEHNQAYLQLMKWADEIRSLGVRTNADRPTDAAQARAFGAEGIGLCRTEHMFFDPKRILAMRQMILAETEKERRKALAKLLPYQRKDFVGILRAMQGLPVTIRLLDPPLHEFINLTKKQIKELADQLQMPAKKIEARIASLHEMNPMLGHRGCRLGIAYPEITEMQARAIFEAAAELTKEGVTVYPEVMVPLVGTVKEFQHQEKIVRKVAEEVMNKYQVKFHYLVGTMIEIPRACLTADEIARSAEFFSFGTNDLTQTTFGFSRDDVGGFLPSYLEEGILPDDPFQTLDQTGVGQLVEMGVQKGRAVRPNLKVGICGEHGGDPASIEFCHRVGLDYVSCSPFRVPIARLAAARAAVRFGPARRAK